Proteins encoded by one window of Syntrophales bacterium:
- the tatC gene encoding twin-arginine translocase subunit TatC produces MSERQEEHKQPLTYHLRELRTRLIRILIAIGFGFVVCYIFKDRIFEIITKPLANALPKNSHMIYTGLPEAFFIYLKIAFFSSLFLTSPYTLYQIWGFISPGLYPSEKRYIVPFVISSTLLFVAGVLFCYFLALPPAFAFFVEFSSDFLRPMISFKEYISFSLKMLLAFGICFELPVFVFFLTKVGVVNNKMLARQRRYAILIIFIVAAILTPSPDAFSQILLALPLVILYELSIYLSKIAGRKESKDNSVEGLK; encoded by the coding sequence ATGAGTGAAAGACAGGAGGAACATAAGCAACCTCTGACATATCATTTGAGGGAGCTGAGAACGAGGTTAATAAGGATCCTTATTGCTATAGGTTTTGGGTTTGTGGTGTGTTACATATTCAAAGACCGAATCTTTGAGATCATCACCAAACCTCTGGCAAATGCATTACCCAAGAATAGCCATATGATATACACTGGTCTACCTGAGGCTTTTTTTATCTACTTGAAAATAGCCTTTTTCAGTTCACTGTTCCTCACGAGCCCCTACACTCTTTATCAGATATGGGGATTCATTTCTCCGGGTCTATACCCATCAGAAAAACGTTACATTGTCCCCTTTGTGATTTCGTCAACTCTTCTTTTCGTTGCTGGGGTACTGTTTTGCTATTTTTTGGCCCTGCCGCCTGCGTTTGCTTTCTTTGTGGAGTTTTCCTCAGATTTTCTTAGACCGATGATATCTTTCAAAGAGTACATTTCCTTCTCTCTTAAGATGCTCCTTGCCTTTGGAATCTGTTTTGAACTTCCCGTTTTTGTTTTTTTTCTAACTAAAGTCGGTGTGGTCAATAATAAAATGCTAGCCCGTCAGAGACGCTATGCCATTTTGATAATCTTCATAGTGGCCGCAATTCTTACACCATCTCCCGATGCCTTCAGTCAGATTCTCCTTGCATTGCCCCTTGTTATTCTCTATGAGCTGAGCATTTATCTTTCCAAGATAGCAGGAAGAAAAGAGAGTAAAGATAACTCGGTCGAAGGATTAAAGTAG